Proteins co-encoded in one Medicago truncatula cultivar Jemalong A17 chromosome 8, MtrunA17r5.0-ANR, whole genome shotgun sequence genomic window:
- the LOC25500279 gene encoding ER lumen protein-retaining receptor 1: MEFDYRTVMDLLYFLLTLMIIWLMRFRLKSSYIKEFDTMWLSFLVVPSAILAVLINPATPHMWIVRVLFAFTMYLETVSVLPQIRYMQNAKMVETFTGYYVFALGVSRFFSLAYWIIHVYESGGRYLFFFGYGYFWMVVLQVLELVQSFILADFCYYYIKSFMQGQLLRKMPV, encoded by the exons ATGGAGTTTGACTACCGCACTGTGATGGATCTGTTATATTTCTTGTTGACATTAATGATTATATGGTTGATGAGGTTCAGGTTGAAATCATCCTATATCAAGGAGTTTGACACCATGTGGTTATCCTTTTTG GTGGTGCCTTCTGCAATTTTGGCAGTACTAATAAATCCAGCTACACCTCATATGTGGATTGTTCGAGTCCTTTTTGCATTTACTATGTATTTGGAAACTGTTTCAGTACTTCCTCAAATTCGTTATATGCAAAATGCAAAG ATGGTTGAAACATTCACAGGTTATTATGTATTTGCTCTTGGtgtttcaagatttttttcacTGGCTTATTGGATTATTCAT GTTTATGAAAGTGGAGGGAGGTATCTATTTTTCTTTGGCTATGGCTATTTTTGGATGGTCGTTCTTCAAGTATTAGAGTTGGTCCAGTCTTTCATTTTGGCAGACTTTTGTTACTATTACATCAAGAG cTTCATGCAAGGGCAACTTTTGAGGAAGATGCCTGTTTAA
- the LOC25500280 gene encoding ninja-family protein AFP3 has translation MVEVEEIELDLGLSIGGAFKKSKPESRPDKLISLGHDVGLEQNQQPQMKREIQALRRMEVKRKRVQKRETCLETGDLKPECEQVFKREKTDIVDGVVSWMTPLQVVQRPQQYETLRYRLSLPFSFGSEKNEGRINGVGFNGGDGKVKSNGSSRCSSAISDYQSSSPEDGGSTESRSRSHSANSFAEPTHLKETIQTQPNGIKLNEQSAAAATKTDQIPIPIKKSLPQMPYVSTKGNGSNGKVVNGFLYRYSKCDEVSIVCVCHGSTFSPAEFVQHAGGTDITHPLRHITVNSSAFS, from the exons ATGGTTGAAGTTGAAGAGATTGAGCTTGATTTAGGTTTATCAATAGGGGGAGCTTTCAAGAAATCCAAACCTGAATCACGACCTGATAAATTAATATCATTAGGTCATGACGTTGGTTTGgaacaaaatcaacaaccaCAAATGAAACGTGAGATTCAAGCATTGAGGAGAATGGAGGTGAAGAGAAAAAGAGTGCAGAAAAGAGAGACATGTCTCGAGACCGGAGACCTGAAGCCGGAATGTGAGCAGGTGTTTAAAAGGGAGAAGACGGATATTGTTGACGGTGTTGTTTCGTGGATGACACCGTTACAGGTTGTTCAACGGCCGCAACAATATGAAACTTTGCGGTATAGATTATCGTTACCATTTTCGTTTGGGAGTGAAAAGAATGAAGGAAGAATTAACGGTGTTGGTTTTAACGGCGGAGATGGAAAAGTCAAATCTAATGGGTCTTCTAGGTGTTCTTCTGCTATTTCTGATTATCAAAGCTCTTCTCCTGAAg ATGGAGGGAGCACCGAAAGCCGCAGCCGCAGCCATTCAGCTAATTCATTTGCAGAACCAACTCATTTGAAGGAAACAATCCAAACTCAACCAAATGGCATAAAACTTAATGAACAATCTGCTGCAGCGGCAACAAAAACCGATcaaattccaattccaattaaGAAGTCTTTGCCTCAAATGCCATATGTATCCACAAAAGGGAATGGATCAAATGGGAAAGTAGTGAATGGATTTTTATACAGATATTCAAAATGTGATGAAGTTAGCATTGTTTGTGTCTGTCATGGAAGCACATTTTCACCTGCTGAGTTTGTGCAGCATGCTGGAGGCACTGACATTACACACCCTCTTAGACATATCACAGTAAATTCTTCTGCTTTTAGCTGA